The window TTGTTGGTGCCTCTTTACTTTTTTTATTTTTAATCCGAAAGCTTGCTTTAAAACATTTTAAAGGAAATAGCAAAGAATTAAATCGTATTAAAGGAAAAGTTGTAAAAATCGAAAAAATTGAAGTTCGTGGAAGCAATAATTTCTATACTGTATATTTAGATGGGAAAATCTGGGAAGGTATATCTAAATTTAACTTCAGCGTTGGAGATGAAGCTATTGTTGAAAAAATTATGGGAAACAAATTAGTTTTAGCTAAAAAATATTAGGAGGGGTTATATGTTATTTTTATTTATTTTAATACTTTTTGCTGTATTTTTAATTGGAACACATATTAGAATCGTTGCTCAATCACAAGCTTTTGTTGTAGAAAGATTAGGAGCATATTTATCCACTTGGGATGTTGGTTTAAATATTTTAATTCCATTTGTTGATAGAATCGCCAAAAGAGTATCTTTAAAAGAACAAGTTATAGATTTTCCACCACAACCAGTTATTACAAAGGATAATGTTACTATGCAAATAGATTCTGTTGTTTATTTTCAAATCACTGATCCTAAATTATATACTTATGGTGTTGAAAATCCTTTAAATGCTATTGAAAATTTAACAGCAACTACTTTGAGAAATTTAATTGGAGAGTTAGAGCTTGATGCTACTTTAACATCAAGAGATACAATCAATACTAAAATGAGAGTTATTTTAGATGAAGCTACTGATCCTTGGGGAATAAAAATAAATAGAGTGGAACTTAAAAATATTATTCCTCCTGCTGAAATTCAAGATGCTATGGAAAAACAGATGAAAGCAGAAAGAGAGAGAAGAGAATCAATTCTTAGAGCTGAGGGACAAAAAAAATCTGCTATATTAGTTGCTGAAGGGGAAAAAGAGGCTACTATCCTTAGAGCTGAAGCTAAGAAAGAAGCTGCTATTAAAGAGGCTGAGGGAAACGCTGAAGCGATTCTTAGTATCCAAAAAGCTAATGCTGAAGCAATTAAACTTATTAAGGAAGCTGCTCCTGATAAAAGTGTTCTTATGATAAAAGGGATGGAAGCTTTTGAAAAAGTTGCAAATGGTCAAGCTACAAAAATCATTATTCCTAGTGAATTGCAAAATATTGTTACTTTAAGTGAACTTTTCCACGAATCTAAAAAATAACAATTTGAGTCTAATTTTGATATATTGTCGGGTCACCCGACAATATATCGTTTATACTACAAATAAAATTATATAAAGTACCGTAAAACCTACTGCTTTAGTGGCAGGGGGATCAAGAAAACATTTATATAATCTCTCTATATTTTAAAGAAGATTTTAAAATATTCTTCATTATAATCCTCGGATTTTATAGTTCTAGCTAAAAATAAAACTAGTTTTATTTTACAATTTAAAGCTTCTAGAAGAGTGGCTAAAGAATAAAAAGTTTTTCCAGAAGTTAAAATATCATCAAAAATTATAAGAGACTTACCTTTTAATTTATTTTCATCTAATATAAATTCATATTTTTTATTATTTATATTTGCTTTTAAATGATTAGGAGTACTATTTTCTTTCATGTTTATATAATTATATCCATTCTCAACTTTTAAATTTCCACATAAAATTTTACAAAATTTTTGATATCTCTTTTTATTTACTTTTTTATTAGATGCTGGCACGGGAAGAAAAACTAATCCATCTAACTGATAATTTCCATATTCTTCTGACAACCACTCTTGTATTTCAATAAGAAACTTATCAAAAGATATTCCATTTTTAAAA of the Candidatus Cetobacterium colombiensis genome contains:
- a CDS encoding SPFH domain-containing protein; protein product: MLFLFILILFAVFLIGTHIRIVAQSQAFVVERLGAYLSTWDVGLNILIPFVDRIAKRVSLKEQVIDFPPQPVITKDNVTMQIDSVVYFQITDPKLYTYGVENPLNAIENLTATTLRNLIGELELDATLTSRDTINTKMRVILDEATDPWGIKINRVELKNIIPPAEIQDAMEKQMKAERERRESILRAEGQKKSAILVAEGEKEATILRAEAKKEAAIKEAEGNAEAILSIQKANAEAIKLIKEAAPDKSVLMIKGMEAFEKVANGQATKIIIPSELQNIVTLSELFHESKK
- a CDS encoding phosphoribosyltransferase family protein, translated to MEIYKNIESLVYKKDNKKYSIKIFRTYYPKRYEINFSDKKIRDEIYNFKNGISFDKFLIEIQEWLSEEYGNYQLDGLVFLPVPASNKKVNKKRYQKFCKILCGNLKVENGYNYINMKENSTPNHLKANINNKKYEFILDENKLKGKSLIIFDDILTSGKTFYSLATLLEALNCKIKLVLFLARTIKSEDYNEEYFKIFFKI
- a CDS encoding NfeD family protein, which codes for MLLWFIIGVVFLVIEIFTFGLISIWFALGAFLTMIFYEASLENQFYIFVGASLLFLFLIRKLALKHFKGNSKELNRIKGKVVKIEKIEVRGSNNFYTVYLDGKIWEGISKFNFSVGDEAIVEKIMGNKLVLAKKY